A single region of the Chryseobacterium sp. 6424 genome encodes:
- a CDS encoding NAD(P)H-hydrate dehydratase, which translates to MKIFNANQIRKADAFTITHEPVTSLKLMERAAEACAKWLLNRFPGSVTFQIFCGTGNNGGDGLALARLLHHEGFRTHVFINKNVTQFSEDGLVNLQRVRENPGIGCHYFDELDGFQFDGNSVIIDALFGTGLNRPLEEECALLVAQLNSLQFPKISIDIPSGLLADETFLTDSEVFKADVTLSFQYWKRAFLHPETGKFTGDVHLLDIGLQKDFSENEPTENFVISEDMILKIYRPRNDFSHKGSYGSTKIISGSFGKMGAAVLAVKAALRCGSGLTTVQAPDCGYDVLQLACPEAIFVSGGSKYITAIDFAPEESKESIGIGPGLGTNDETAVALLTFLKNFERPLVADADALNILAKNAENLSLLPENSIITPHPKEFERLFGSVANSFDRLSLAREKARQYAIFIILKDHHTQIITPEGKVYYNVTGNSGMAKGGSGDALLGIITALLAQGYSSQEASIFGVWLHGKAGDLAARKFSKESMLATDLIEALGPVFMSLN; encoded by the coding sequence ATGAAAATTTTTAATGCTAACCAAATCCGAAAGGCCGATGCTTTTACGATCACCCATGAACCTGTAACCAGCCTGAAATTAATGGAACGGGCAGCCGAAGCCTGTGCAAAATGGCTCCTGAACCGCTTCCCGGGCAGTGTAACCTTCCAAATCTTCTGTGGAACTGGTAACAATGGCGGCGATGGCCTTGCGCTGGCGAGATTGCTGCATCATGAAGGGTTTAGGACCCATGTATTTATCAATAAAAACGTTACACAGTTTTCCGAAGATGGTCTGGTAAACCTACAACGCGTCCGCGAAAACCCGGGTATAGGCTGCCATTACTTTGATGAGCTTGATGGTTTTCAGTTTGACGGAAATTCGGTCATCATTGATGCGCTGTTTGGCACTGGTCTCAATCGCCCTCTTGAAGAAGAATGTGCGCTTCTTGTGGCACAACTCAACTCTTTGCAATTTCCTAAAATCTCCATAGATATTCCTTCCGGATTATTGGCTGACGAAACTTTTTTAACTGATTCAGAAGTCTTTAAAGCAGATGTCACTTTAAGTTTTCAGTATTGGAAAAGAGCCTTTCTACATCCGGAAACCGGCAAATTCACTGGTGATGTGCATCTTCTTGATATCGGTTTACAAAAAGATTTCAGCGAGAATGAACCTACTGAAAATTTTGTCATCAGTGAGGATATGATCCTGAAAATCTATCGTCCCCGAAATGATTTTTCACATAAAGGAAGCTATGGAAGCACCAAGATTATTTCCGGCAGTTTCGGGAAGATGGGTGCGGCCGTGTTGGCTGTAAAAGCTGCTTTGCGCTGTGGCAGTGGACTTACCACGGTGCAGGCGCCGGATTGTGGTTATGATGTTTTACAGTTGGCGTGCCCGGAGGCGATATTTGTTTCCGGCGGTTCAAAGTATATTACAGCAATAGATTTTGCCCCCGAAGAATCCAAAGAATCCATAGGCATTGGCCCAGGTCTTGGGACAAATGACGAGACAGCTGTAGCATTACTTACTTTCTTGAAAAATTTTGAAAGACCTCTTGTCGCAGATGCTGACGCATTAAATATACTCGCAAAAAACGCGGAAAATCTATCGCTTTTACCTGAAAACTCCATTATAACGCCACACCCAAAAGAGTTTGAACGTTTATTCGGCAGCGTGGCAAATTCATTCGACAGGTTATCGCTTGCACGAGAGAAAGCGCGTCAATATGCTATTTTTATCATTCTTAAAGATCATCATACGCAAATCATCACTCCCGAAGGCAAGGTATATTATAATGTGACCGGAAACTCAGGCATGGCGAAAGGTGGCAGCGGAGACGCTTTGTTAGGTATAATAACGGCACTGCTGGCCCAAGGCTATTCCTCGCAGGAAGCATCCATTTTCGGCGTGTGGCTTCACGGCAAGGCTGGCGATCTAGCTGCACGGAAGTTTTCAAAGGAATCCATGCTTGCCACTGACTTAATTGAAGCGTTAGGCCCGGTTTTCATGTCTTTGAATTAA
- the rny gene encoding ribonuclease Y: MTTTVAIIIGIVCLIAGAVAGILFSKSSLNAKAKFILEDAKKNAENIIEKANVQAESLRKEKQLQAKEKFLELKSQHDADIQAREKKMNEAEKRIKDKENKLNDELSKTGKLEKDLERKIADNQKKQEMLDKKQQELEVATAQKVEMLEKIANYSAEEAKNELVEAMKSEAKTRAQAHVQSIMEEANLNAKQEAKKIVIQTIQRIGTEQAIENSVSVFNIESDEVKGRIIGREGRNIRALEAATGVEIIVDDTPEAILLSCFDPVRREVARLSLHRLVTDGRIHPARIEEVVEKTKKQIEEEIIEVGKRTVIDLGIHGLHPELVKIVGRMKFRSSYGQNLLQHSREVANIAATMAAELGLNVKMAKRAGLLHDIGKVPEQESELPHALLGMQWAEKYGENPEVVNAIGAHHDEIEMTSLLSPIIQVADAISGARPGARRQVLESYIQRLKDLEAAALSFDGVSSAYAIQAGRELRVMVESGRVNDEQSSQLSYDISEKIQNELTYPGQVRVTVIRETRSVNIAR; encoded by the coding sequence ATGACAACAACCGTCGCTATTATTATCGGGATCGTCTGCCTCATCGCAGGTGCTGTCGCCGGAATATTATTCTCTAAAAGTTCGCTTAACGCGAAGGCAAAATTCATCCTGGAAGATGCAAAGAAAAACGCCGAAAACATTATAGAAAAAGCCAATGTACAGGCAGAATCTTTGCGGAAAGAAAAACAACTGCAGGCAAAAGAAAAATTCCTGGAACTGAAGTCCCAGCACGATGCCGATATACAGGCACGCGAAAAGAAAATGAATGAGGCAGAAAAACGCATCAAAGACAAAGAAAACAAGCTGAATGATGAGCTAAGTAAAACCGGTAAGCTTGAAAAAGATCTTGAACGCAAAATTGCCGATAATCAAAAGAAACAGGAAATGCTGGACAAAAAACAGCAGGAACTGGAGGTAGCTACCGCACAAAAGGTAGAAATGCTAGAAAAAATTGCCAACTATTCTGCCGAAGAAGCCAAGAATGAACTGGTAGAAGCCATGAAATCCGAGGCCAAAACCCGGGCACAGGCTCATGTGCAAAGCATTATGGAAGAAGCAAACCTCAATGCAAAACAGGAAGCCAAGAAAATCGTCATTCAAACCATTCAGCGTATCGGTACAGAGCAGGCCATAGAAAACTCGGTTTCTGTCTTTAATATTGAATCTGATGAGGTGAAAGGACGTATCATCGGTCGCGAAGGCCGTAACATCCGCGCTTTGGAAGCTGCCACCGGCGTAGAGATCATTGTGGATGATACGCCGGAAGCTATTTTGCTTTCATGCTTCGATCCGGTAAGGAGAGAAGTGGCGAGGCTTTCGCTTCACCGCCTTGTAACCGATGGCAGGATTCACCCGGCAAGAATCGAGGAAGTGGTAGAAAAAACCAAAAAACAGATTGAAGAAGAAATCATAGAAGTTGGTAAAAGAACAGTGATAGACTTAGGGATCCACGGTCTGCACCCCGAACTGGTGAAGATTGTGGGCCGGATGAAATTCCGTTCTTCATATGGGCAGAATCTGCTGCAACACTCCCGAGAAGTGGCCAATATCGCCGCTACCATGGCTGCAGAACTTGGGCTGAATGTGAAAATGGCCAAAAGAGCCGGTCTTCTGCACGATATTGGTAAAGTCCCAGAACAGGAGTCTGAACTCCCACACGCATTATTAGGCATGCAATGGGCAGAAAAGTATGGCGAAAACCCAGAAGTGGTAAACGCCATTGGTGCCCACCATGATGAAATTGAAATGACCTCTCTTCTTTCGCCAATCATACAGGTGGCAGATGCGATATCTGGTGCAAGACCAGGCGCGAGACGTCAGGTGTTAGAGTCTTATATTCAGCGGCTTAAGGATTTGGAAGCCGCGGCATTAAGTTTCGATGGCGTATCAAGTGCTTACGCGATTCAGGCCGGTCGCGAACTTCGTGTGATGGTAGAAAGCGGACGCGTAAATGATGAACAAAGCTCGCAGCTTTCCTACGATATTTCCGAAAAAATCCAGAACGAACTTACATATCCGGGGCAGGTGAGGGTGACAGTCATCCGCGAAACCCGTTCTGTAAATATTGCCAGATAA
- the mscL gene encoding large conductance mechanosensitive channel protein MscL — protein MGIVQEFKAFALKGNVIDLAVGVIIGAAFGKIVSSMVEDVITPLLLNPALEAVGAENIAQLSWNGVKYGNFLSAVISFLCIAIVLFWLIKGANKVVKPTSAPPPPVPKEQLLLTEIRDLLKDRNTTL, from the coding sequence ATGGGAATCGTTCAGGAGTTTAAAGCATTTGCTCTTAAAGGAAACGTGATAGATCTTGCCGTGGGTGTAATCATTGGCGCTGCATTCGGCAAAATTGTCTCTTCGATGGTGGAAGATGTTATTACCCCACTGTTGCTAAACCCCGCACTGGAAGCTGTTGGCGCGGAAAATATTGCGCAGTTAAGCTGGAACGGGGTAAAATATGGCAATTTTCTCTCGGCTGTCATCAGTTTTCTATGTATTGCCATTGTACTGTTCTGGCTGATCAAAGGGGCGAATAAAGTGGTAAAGCCTACCTCCGCGCCGCCTCCACCGGTACCGAAAGAACAGCTACTACTTACAGAAATACGCGATCTGTTAAAAGACAGAAATACTACGCTGTAA
- the idi gene encoding isopentenyl-diphosphate Delta-isomerase, whose product MEEHVVIVSEQDEVLGLMEKMQAHENGILHRAFSVFLFNEKGEMLLQKRASGKYHSPERWTNAVCSHPREGETYLEAAKRRMKEELGIEADLTEKFHFIYKADVGQNLWEHELDYVFTGNFSGDIHLNNDEVSETRYISMEDLDREMKLHPEHFTEWFKIILAEYKHHF is encoded by the coding sequence ATGGAAGAACATGTAGTAATTGTATCCGAACAGGATGAGGTTTTGGGCCTGATGGAAAAAATGCAGGCTCATGAAAATGGTATTCTGCACCGGGCTTTCTCGGTATTTTTATTCAACGAAAAAGGCGAGATGCTGTTGCAGAAGCGTGCTTCCGGCAAGTATCATTCCCCTGAACGTTGGACGAACGCCGTATGCTCGCACCCACGCGAAGGAGAAACGTATTTGGAGGCGGCAAAACGCCGTATGAAGGAGGAACTTGGGATTGAAGCGGATTTAACTGAAAAATTCCACTTCATCTATAAGGCTGACGTGGGACAAAACCTTTGGGAGCACGAGCTTGATTATGTGTTTACCGGCAATTTCTCGGGTGACATACATTTAAACAACGATGAAGTGTCTGAAACTCGCTATATTTCAATGGAAGACCTGGACCGTGAAATGAAACTGCACCCTGAACACTTCACTGAGTGGTTCAAGATAATCCTCGCAGAATATAAACATCATTTTTAA
- the lgt gene encoding prolipoprotein diacylglyceryl transferase, with translation MLTFLYTTWDPSTGISLGPITLHYYSLMFVLAFGLGYFIMTKIYKIDGVHQKYIEPLFTWTLVGTILGARLGHVIFYQPELFRQDFWSVFLPIQTKPELKFTGFAGLASHGATIALIFTTLYYAYKIIRKNPFWVYDRIGIVVALGGAFVRIGNFFNSEIIGKPAPEGSLFAVLFPQQSSEYGDVVPRYPTQLFEAGGYFLLFILLWLLYRYTNKKYQQGWLFGLFFIVLWAVRFFVEFLKEPQGDEFIQFAGLNTGQILSLPFMLSGFVIMWYSKNNRITEAENGKPE, from the coding sequence ATGCTCACATTTTTATATACCACGTGGGACCCTTCGACAGGCATCAGCCTTGGCCCAATTACACTGCATTACTACAGTTTGATGTTTGTATTAGCCTTTGGCCTTGGTTATTTCATCATGACGAAGATCTATAAAATTGACGGCGTTCATCAAAAGTATATAGAACCTCTGTTTACATGGACATTAGTTGGGACCATCCTCGGTGCAAGACTTGGGCATGTCATTTTTTATCAGCCAGAACTTTTCCGCCAGGATTTCTGGTCGGTATTCTTACCTATACAAACCAAGCCGGAACTTAAATTCACAGGTTTTGCGGGACTTGCAAGCCATGGCGCTACTATTGCCTTGATTTTCACCACACTTTATTATGCTTATAAAATCATAAGAAAAAACCCGTTTTGGGTGTACGACCGTATTGGGATCGTAGTCGCTTTAGGAGGTGCTTTTGTACGTATAGGCAACTTCTTCAATTCTGAAATCATCGGTAAGCCAGCGCCGGAAGGTTCGCTGTTTGCGGTGCTTTTTCCACAGCAAAGTTCAGAATATGGTGACGTTGTACCGCGATACCCTACACAGCTATTCGAAGCGGGCGGATATTTTTTGCTTTTTATCTTGCTGTGGTTGCTGTATCGTTATACGAACAAAAAATATCAGCAAGGTTGGCTATTTGGCCTGTTCTTTATCGTACTGTGGGCGGTTCGCTTTTTCGTAGAATTTTTAAAAGAGCCGCAAGGCGACGAGTTCATACAGTTTGCAGGTCTTAATACCGGCCAAATTCTCTCGCTGCCCTTCATGCTTTCGGGATTCGTAATTATGTGGTACTCGAAAAACAATAGGATAACCGAAGCCGAAAACGGAAAACCAGAGTAA
- a CDS encoding arsenate reductase family protein: MKKVFYLKTCGTCMKILNKFNLEGWELREIKSDPVTEDELASMHQLAGSYEALFSRRSTQIKVRDIDVKALAEDDFKTLLTEHYSFHKRPVFLTDKEIFIGNDKKNIEVLERYFNDLLT; this comes from the coding sequence ATGAAGAAAGTTTTTTATCTGAAAACCTGCGGAACGTGTATGAAAATACTGAACAAGTTCAATTTAGAAGGTTGGGAACTCCGTGAAATAAAAAGCGATCCAGTAACTGAAGATGAGCTTGCTTCCATGCATCAGTTAGCCGGTTCCTATGAAGCCTTGTTCAGCAGGAGATCCACGCAGATCAAAGTGCGGGACATTGATGTGAAGGCATTGGCAGAAGATGATTTTAAAACACTCTTAACCGAGCATTATTCATTTCACAAACGCCCGGTATTTCTTACAGACAAAGAAATCTTTATCGGGAATGACAAGAAGAACATAGAAGTTTTAGAGCGATATTTCAATGATTTACTGACATAA
- the yidD gene encoding membrane protein insertion efficiency factor YidD: MLNKILTFPLVVLIRFYQWFISPLLPKNCRYEPTCSHYMLKALSVHGPIKGFWLGTKRILRCHPWGGSGYDPVPPKH, from the coding sequence ATGCTGAACAAAATCCTTACATTTCCGTTGGTAGTACTGATTAGGTTTTATCAGTGGTTCATATCACCACTGTTGCCAAAAAACTGCCGCTACGAGCCTACCTGCTCGCATTATATGCTAAAAGCACTCAGCGTACATGGCCCCATCAAAGGCTTTTGGCTTGGCACTAAAAGAATACTGCGCTGTCACCCCTGGGGCGGCAGTGGCTACGATCCTGTACCTCCTAAACATTAA
- the gcvT gene encoding glycine cleavage system aminomethyltransferase GcvT, whose product MKKTALFDKHVSLGAKMVPFAGFEMPVQYSGVTEEHFAVREKVGIFDVSHMGQFLVEGPNAKSLLQYVTTNNLDTLENGKAQYTCLPNGNGGIVDDLIVYKMSDEKYFVVVNASNIDKDWAHLTKYNQEYNAQLTNISDETSLIAIQGPKATETLQKLTDTPLSDIPYYHFTEGKVAGFEDIIISNTGYTGSGGFEIYFKNENAAAIWDALLEAGNEFGLLPCGLAARDTLRLEKGFCLYGNDIDDTTSPLEAGLGWITKFDKEFVDKDRFAKQKEEGIMRKLVGFEMQERAIPRHDYEVADAEGNIIGKVTSGTMSPMKNIGIGLAYIDKPHYKIGTDIFIKIRNKNVPAKVVKLPFVS is encoded by the coding sequence ATGAAAAAGACGGCTTTATTTGACAAACACGTGTCACTCGGCGCTAAGATGGTGCCTTTTGCAGGCTTTGAGATGCCTGTACAATACAGCGGAGTGACCGAGGAGCACTTTGCGGTAAGGGAAAAAGTAGGGATATTCGATGTTTCGCACATGGGACAATTCCTTGTAGAAGGGCCAAACGCAAAGTCGCTGCTACAATATGTTACGACGAACAACCTCGACACGCTGGAAAACGGGAAAGCACAATACACCTGCCTGCCAAATGGCAACGGCGGCATTGTAGATGACCTCATCGTTTATAAAATGAGTGACGAGAAATACTTTGTCGTGGTAAATGCCTCTAATATTGATAAGGACTGGGCACACCTTACCAAATATAACCAGGAATACAATGCCCAACTCACCAATATTTCCGATGAGACATCCCTGATCGCCATACAGGGGCCAAAAGCAACGGAGACCCTACAAAAACTTACAGACACCCCACTTTCAGACATCCCTTATTATCATTTCACGGAAGGTAAGGTGGCCGGTTTTGAAGACATCATAATTTCAAATACCGGTTACACGGGTAGCGGTGGTTTTGAAATTTATTTTAAAAACGAAAATGCCGCCGCGATTTGGGACGCGCTTCTGGAAGCTGGAAACGAGTTCGGGCTTCTGCCTTGCGGCTTGGCTGCCCGAGACACCCTGCGACTCGAAAAAGGCTTTTGCCTTTACGGAAACGATATCGACGATACTACCTCGCCATTAGAAGCAGGATTGGGATGGATCACCAAATTCGATAAAGAATTTGTGGATAAAGACCGTTTTGCCAAGCAGAAAGAAGAGGGCATCATGCGTAAACTTGTAGGCTTCGAAATGCAGGAACGCGCCATACCGCGCCACGATTATGAAGTCGCCGATGCGGAAGGTAATATCATTGGTAAAGTAACTTCGGGCACGATGAGCCCCATGAAAAACATCGGAATCGGTTTGGCTTACATCGATAAACCCCATTACAAAATTGGTACCGACATCTTCATCAAAATCCGGAATAAGAATGTACCGGCTAAAGTTGTAAAACTGCCTTTTGTTTCGTAA
- a CDS encoding D-2-hydroxyacid dehydrogenase, whose protein sequence is MKILANDGLDQSGIDALSQKGFQVITTKVPQDYLMHYINENSIRILLVRSATQVRRELIDACPTLEIIGRGGVGMDNIDVDYARSKNIHVINTPAASSESVAELVFAHLFSGARFLHDSNRKMPVQGATHFATLKKSYEKGIELRGKTIGIIGMGRIGQEVARIALGLGMRVIAADSNVGRASIKVTFYNNQFINVDIETEPLEGVLKHADFITLHVPSQKNGYMIGAAEFAMMKTGVAIVNCSRGGVIDEEALLNALNEGKVSFAGLDVFMNEPSPSEEILTHPKVSLTPHTGASTLEAQDRIGLSLAKQICSILQIQ, encoded by the coding sequence ATGAAGATATTAGCAAATGATGGGTTAGACCAGTCAGGGATTGATGCGCTCAGCCAAAAAGGTTTTCAGGTAATCACCACAAAAGTGCCGCAGGATTACCTGATGCATTACATCAATGAAAACAGCATCCGTATTTTACTCGTTCGCAGTGCCACGCAGGTTCGGCGCGAACTTATAGATGCCTGTCCTACACTTGAAATTATAGGCCGTGGCGGCGTTGGGATGGATAATATAGATGTAGATTACGCACGATCAAAGAACATACACGTCATCAATACGCCAGCCGCTTCTTCGGAATCTGTGGCGGAGCTGGTTTTTGCGCATCTGTTTTCCGGCGCAAGATTCCTTCATGACTCCAACCGCAAAATGCCGGTGCAGGGCGCCACACACTTTGCTACACTGAAAAAATCCTATGAAAAAGGCATAGAACTGCGCGGAAAAACCATTGGTATCATCGGTATGGGCCGAATTGGGCAAGAGGTCGCCAGGATTGCCCTCGGACTTGGGATGCGCGTGATTGCTGCTGACAGTAATGTTGGCAGGGCCAGTATTAAGGTCACCTTTTATAATAATCAGTTCATAAATGTAGATATTGAAACTGAGCCGTTAGAAGGCGTTTTAAAGCACGCAGATTTCATTACGCTGCACGTCCCGAGCCAGAAAAACGGTTATATGATAGGCGCGGCAGAGTTTGCCATGATGAAGACCGGTGTCGCCATCGTCAACTGCTCGCGCGGTGGTGTTATTGATGAAGAAGCCTTACTTAACGCTCTTAACGAGGGTAAGGTAAGTTTCGCCGGACTTGATGTGTTCATGAACGAGCCCAGCCCGTCCGAAGAAATTCTTACCCATCCAAAAGTTTCATTAACGCCCCATACGGGCGCTTCCACCCTCGAGGCGCAGGACCGGATTGGCCTTTCGCTCGCAAAACAGATTTGCAGCATTCTTCAGATCCAATAA
- a CDS encoding phosphoheptose isomerase, which produces MGVKSKLPAGPLLNKEVKNYLIDIDGTITDDIPNEEWEKMVSCLPYPDALETINRWYDQGHIICFFTSRTEDLKQLTIDWLDKHGFKYNSVLCGKPRGGNYHWIDNHLVKATRFKGKFTDMVKKEVVIEVFKD; this is translated from the coding sequence ATGGGAGTTAAAAGTAAACTGCCGGCAGGCCCACTACTGAACAAAGAGGTGAAAAATTACCTGATTGATATAGACGGAACAATCACCGATGATATCCCAAATGAAGAGTGGGAGAAGATGGTGAGTTGCCTGCCTTACCCCGACGCGTTGGAGACCATCAACCGTTGGTACGACCAAGGGCATATCATCTGTTTCTTTACCTCCCGTACAGAAGACCTCAAGCAACTTACCATTGACTGGCTTGATAAGCATGGGTTTAAATATAACAGTGTGCTTTGCGGCAAGCCACGCGGCGGTAATTATCACTGGATCGACAATCATTTGGTGAAAGCCACCCGTTTCAAAGGTAAATTTACCGATATGGTTAAGAAAGAGGTCGTTATAGAAGTTTTTAAAGATTAA
- a CDS encoding replication-associated recombination protein A has translation MSSNTPLAEQMRPKTLDEVLGQEHLTGKTGTLRKMLQNDTLNSLIFWGPPGTGKTTLAEIISESSGRKFYKLSAVSSGVKDVREVIDAAKQQNLFSGKSPILFIDEIHRFNKSQQDSLLHAVEKGWVVLIGATTENPSFEVVSALLSRSQVYVLKSLPYDKLEALADLALTRYNANFHTDFIIKDKEALIQYSGGDARKLINSVENVLNNFRNSDKKAITNADVLEVLQENMALYDKNGEQHYDIISAFIKSMRGSDPNGAVYWLARMLVGGEDIKFIARRMLILAAEDIGLANPNALTVANNCFQAVNVIGNPEARIILSETAVYLAASPKSNSTYTAINEAMAFVKKTGNLPVPLHLRNAPTKLMKDMDYGKDYQYAHAHEGNFVDLEFLPAEVKGTKFYEPGNNPTENKIREMLKKKWNDKY, from the coding sequence TTGAGCAGCAACACGCCTTTAGCAGAGCAAATGAGACCCAAAACCCTGGATGAGGTATTGGGGCAGGAACATCTTACCGGCAAAACCGGCACCCTTCGGAAAATGCTACAGAATGATACGTTGAACTCCTTGATTTTCTGGGGGCCGCCAGGCACAGGGAAAACAACATTGGCGGAAATTATTTCAGAAAGTTCGGGGCGGAAATTCTATAAACTCTCCGCTGTATCCAGTGGGGTAAAGGACGTGCGTGAGGTTATTGATGCGGCAAAACAGCAGAATTTGTTCTCGGGCAAATCGCCAATTCTTTTCATTGATGAAATCCATCGCTTTAATAAATCGCAACAAGACTCCTTATTACATGCGGTTGAGAAGGGCTGGGTTGTGCTCATTGGTGCCACCACTGAAAATCCGAGTTTCGAGGTGGTGTCGGCGCTGCTGTCGCGTTCACAGGTGTATGTGCTCAAATCTCTTCCTTATGATAAGCTAGAAGCGTTGGCTGACTTGGCGCTAACAAGATATAACGCGAATTTTCATACAGATTTTATCATCAAGGATAAAGAAGCACTGATTCAGTATTCTGGCGGTGACGCACGGAAACTCATTAATTCAGTAGAGAATGTGCTGAACAACTTCAGGAATTCTGATAAAAAAGCAATTACAAATGCAGATGTGCTGGAAGTGCTACAGGAAAACATGGCACTTTATGATAAGAATGGCGAGCAGCATTATGATATTATTTCGGCATTCATCAAATCCATGCGCGGATCTGATCCCAATGGTGCGGTATATTGGCTGGCACGAATGCTTGTAGGTGGCGAAGATATTAAATTCATTGCCCGGCGAATGCTGATTTTAGCGGCGGAAGATATAGGTTTGGCAAATCCGAACGCGCTTACCGTAGCGAATAATTGTTTTCAGGCGGTGAATGTGATTGGAAATCCGGAAGCGCGGATTATATTAAGTGAGACCGCTGTATATCTGGCGGCATCACCTAAAAGTAATTCTACCTATACGGCCATCAATGAAGCGATGGCGTTCGTGAAAAAAACGGGCAATCTGCCGGTGCCTTTACATTTACGGAACGCGCCTACCAAACTGATGAAAGATATGGATTATGGGAAAGATTACCAATACGCGCATGCCCATGAAGGGAATTTTGTAGATCTCGAATTTCTTCCCGCAGAGGTTAAAGGAACTAAATTTTACGAGCCAGGAAATAACCCTACCGAAAATAAGATACGTGAGATGCTGAAAAAGAAGTGGAACGATAAATACTAA
- a CDS encoding Hsp20/alpha crystallin family protein, whose protein sequence is MSNLIRRNSFFDDFITRDLFDFGMPKVNRNEFTLPSVNIREQENGFEIHLAAPGVRKEDFKINLDRNVLTISSENRTENEEKDEKGGFTRREFNYSAFSRSFTLPEVVDAERIDASYEDGILKINVPKKEVTMQHVKTIEVK, encoded by the coding sequence ATGTCAAATTTAATCAGAAGAAACAGTTTTTTTGATGATTTTATCACCAGAGATTTATTTGATTTTGGGATGCCTAAAGTAAACAGAAATGAGTTCACCTTACCTTCTGTAAACATCCGTGAGCAGGAAAATGGTTTTGAGATCCATTTGGCTGCACCAGGCGTTAGAAAAGAGGATTTCAAGATAAATCTCGATAGGAACGTGCTCACCATATCCAGCGAAAACCGCACTGAAAACGAAGAGAAGGACGAGAAGGGAGGTTTTACCCGCAGAGAGTTTAATTACAGTGCCTTCAGCAGATCGTTTACATTGCCGGAAGTGGTAGATGCAGAAAGGATTGACGCGTCTTATGAAGACGGCATTCTGAAAATAAATGTACCAAAGAAAGAGGTAACCATGCAGCATGTAAAAACCATTGAAGTAAAATAA